Proteins encoded by one window of Chanos chanos chromosome 7, fChaCha1.1, whole genome shotgun sequence:
- the LOC115816384 gene encoding Fc receptor-like protein 2: MFAEYTDAVWVNVTESPKAIVILQPDKQTFRGETVTLRCQIQGERDTDWEYSWYKKSSSLSPVSKDQEYRISPVSESHSGEYTCRGKRRRDSQSSEISDAVTLTVSFGSKPKPQLISSLKGAVLRGNTVILSCKLDQSTGWVFYWYTHTQDSSALTQTDTDSYTISSVKDSDGGQYWCRAGRGNPVYYTQYSDAVWVNVTEVPNPVVILQPDKQTFRGETVTLRCQIQGERDTDWEYSWYKKSSSLSPVSKDQEYTISTVYESHSGEYTCRGKRRGDSQNSEMSDAVTLTVSSGESLSPPASLIISPNTTQHFTSDSLSLSCEVQSNSTGWTVRRYTDNGEVSDCSSDWGSVTGSTCSISSLQSSDSGVYWCQFDSGGNSNPFNITVTYGDVILESPVHPVTEGDTLTLRCRYRNDPSDLRADFYKDGLVLQNQTTGEMIIPTVSKSDEGLYWCKHPERGESPKSWITVKSCCFYKNLLGKKKNSSSQTSNQDQSQTEDEVDIESGRTPHSHETIVTPCEGSRDDAENDAIYSNIELKNMQFWNKDSVAEPGYVTLGLTAAPVSVPVASEAQGPTPITAEAPVPEPAAASEAADPVPVTTEASVPVPVPVPVPVPSALGSASAP; this comes from the exons ATGTTTGCTGAGTACac tgatgcagtctgggtGAATGTTACAGAGAGTCCAAAGGCTATTGTGATCCtgcagcctgataaacagacattcagaggagagactgtcactctcagatgtcaaatacagggagagagagacactgactgggaatacagctggtataagaagagttcttcactcagtcctgtcagtaaagatcaggaatacagaatcagtcctgtttctgagtcccacagtggtgaatacacctgtagaggaaaacGCAGAAGAGACTCACAGAGCTCAGAGATTAGTGATGCTGTAACTCTGACCGTGTCATTTG gatcaaaaccaaaacctcaactcatctccagtcttaaaggagcagtactgagaggaaacacagttattctgagctgtaaactggaccagtccacaggatgggtgttttactggtacacacacacacaggattcttcagcactgacacagactgatacagactcctacacaatcagttctgttaaagactctgatggaggacagtactggtgcagagctggaagaggaaacccagtctactacacacaatacagtgatgcagtctgggtaaatGTTACAG AGGTTCCAAATCCTGTCGTGATCCtgcagcctgataaacagacattcagaggagagactgtcactcttagatgtcaaatacagggagagagagacactgactgggaatacagctggtataagaagagttcttcactcagtcctgtcagtaaagatcaggaatacaCAATCAGTACTGTTTATGAGTcccacagtggtgaatacacctgtagaggGAAACGCAGAGGAGactcacagaactcagagatgagtgatgctgtaacactgactgtgtcatcaggtgagt ctctgtctcctccagcctctctgatcatcagtcccaacacaactcaacactttacatctgattctctctcactgagctgtgaggtacagagtaactctactggatggacagtgagacgatacacagataatggagaggtgtcagactgttcatcagactggggatcagtaacaggatctacatgtagcatcagctccctccagtcatcagacagtggagtgtactggtgtcagtttgactctggagggaacagtaatcctttcaacattacagtgacat atggtgatgtgatcctggagagtcctgtccatcctgttactgagggagatactttgactctgcgctgtagatatcgaaatgacccctcagacctcagagctgatttctataaagatggattagtcctccagaatcagactacaggagagatgatcatccctactgtctcaaagtcagatgaaggtctctattggtgtaaacacccagagagaggagagtcaccaaagagctggatcactgtcaaaA GTTGTTGCTTTTACAAAAATCTCTT aggcaaaaaaaagaacagttccaGTCAGACCTCAAACCAGGATCAGAGCCAGACAGAAGATGAAGTGGACATTGAGTCAGGAA GAACTCCTCACAGCCATGAAACTATCGTGACTCCATGTGAAGGCAGCAGAG aTGATGCTGAGAATGATGCGATATACTCTAATATTGAGTTGAAAAACATGCAATTCTGGAACAAAG ACTCAGTAGCTGAACCCGGTTATGTGACTCTGGGTCTGACCGCGGCTCCAGTCTCGGTTCCTGTTGCCTCTGAAGCCCAAGGCCCTACTCCCATCACTGCAGAGGCTCCAGTCCCCGAACCAGCAGCGGCATCTGAGGCTGCCGATCCAGTCCCAGTCACCACGGAGGCTTcagttccagttccagttccagttcctgttcctgttccttcAGCACTGGGTTCTGCATCAGCTCCTTAG